A region of Clostridiales bacterium DNA encodes the following proteins:
- a CDS encoding patatin family protein — MFNKKLALVLGAGGARGFCHIGVLKVLEEYNIKPDIIVGSSMGALVGGFYAAGFSIDEMIKISNKVNQATVMDFDLLPGKKLGLINGNKIKSILIKHLGDQKIEDLKIKFASIATDLISGESVMITRGELWKAMRASMSIPLVFKPFEYEGRLFVDGSVHYRLPIPQAYKLGADITIAVDAIGPYKKGQKPSGIIKMAEQTFLLMDWENTKRISHLCDLLLTPDMQDRNLFIFKQNDLAIKAGEECARQNIGQILKLLKKRRKKQKRAKKA, encoded by the coding sequence ATGTTTAATAAAAAACTGGCTTTAGTCTTGGGAGCGGGCGGCGCGCGAGGTTTTTGTCATATTGGCGTTTTAAAAGTCCTAGAAGAATACAACATAAAGCCCGATATTATTGTCGGCTCGTCTATGGGCGCGTTAGTGGGCGGTTTTTACGCCGCGGGTTTTTCTATAGATGAAATGATAAAAATTTCCAACAAGGTAAATCAAGCTACCGTAATGGACTTTGATTTGTTGCCGGGAAAAAAATTGGGATTAATCAATGGGAACAAAATAAAATCCATTTTAATAAAACATCTTGGCGACCAAAAGATTGAAGACCTAAAAATAAAATTCGCCTCAATCGCCACAGACCTTATAAGCGGCGAATCCGTAATGATAACAAGGGGCGAGCTTTGGAAAGCCATGCGCGCCAGCATGTCAATCCCTTTGGTTTTTAAGCCGTTTGAGTATGAGGGCAGGCTTTTTGTGGACGGAAGCGTGCATTATAGGCTTCCTATACCGCAAGCTTATAAACTTGGCGCCGACATAACTATAGCGGTTGACGCCATAGGCCCATACAAAAAAGGGCAAAAACCTTCGGGCATTATAAAAATGGCGGAGCAAACTTTTTTGTTAATGGATTGGGAAAACACAAAACGGATAAGCCATCTTTGCGATCTTTTATTAACGCCTGACATGCAAGACAGAAATTTGTTTATATTTAAGCAAAATGATTTGGCGATAAAAGCCGGCGAAGAATGCGCAAGACAAAATATAGGACAGATTTTGAAGCTGTTGAAAAAGCGCAGAAAAAAACAAAAGAGAGCAAAAAAAGCTTGA
- a CDS encoding ferrous iron transport protein A produces MTLEQLKIGQRCKVKKILAKGMLKRKLLEMGITPGAEILFRRVAPLGDPIQIFVRGYDLSIRKADAENISVEIID; encoded by the coding sequence ATGACTTTAGAACAGTTAAAGATAGGGCAGCGTTGCAAAGTCAAAAAAATATTGGCCAAGGGCATGCTCAAAAGAAAACTCTTAGAAATGGGAATAACTCCCGGCGCTGAGATACTTTTTAGAAGAGTCGCGCCTTTGGGCGATCCGATTCAAATCTTCGTAAGAGGATATGATTTAAGCATAAGAAAGGCTGACGCGGAAAACATTTCTGTGGAAATTATTGATTAA
- the feoB gene encoding ferrous iron transport protein B translates to MALRIAIAGNPNSGKTTLFNALTGSNARVGNWPGVTVEKKEGIYKKKILGQTALLVDLPGIYSTSPYSPEGIIARNYIQNEKPDIVINIVDATNLCRNLYLTTELIEIDTPIVIALNYIDVLEKDNVNFDAMELEKALGVKVVPISAHKKKGLNELMDAAYKTATLRRHAASVLRHSFLGDSIMKISNFLRDLNISSSDYIAVKLLEEDQVLLDSLNINDNAKKTILDIIDNIKKDYEDIEGLVADLRYDFITKNCQCAIKNRKKLKEATKTEKIDKVLTHKVWGLPIFFCIMFLIFFLVFGKFKIAGVTVMMPGALAAYGIEWVVGEIGKLLARFLSFVNASDWAIALVIDGIYGGVGAVFGFLPYILVMYLFISILEATGYMARAAFIMDRAFRKFGLSGKSFVPMLMGFGCSVPAVMGARTLENENERRLTILVTPFMSCGAKLPIWTFLTAAFFEGITATLVIFSIYFLGIAMAVITGVIFLKFVFKKQYTPFVMEMPPYRAPHAKTLLRILLDKFKSFVKRAGTVILISSVIIWFLQSFNFSFTMVANPNDSIMANIGGIFAYIFKPMGFGTWQAAFAILSGFVAKEVVVTTFGTLSGLGDPLENEGLMEQVKAWITSAGIFVSPLAVYCFMVFNLLAPPCFAAIGAISQEVKSKKWTAVILVYQLILAYLISLLIYGLGNLVMLIT, encoded by the coding sequence ATGGCATTAAGAATTGCGATAGCGGGCAATCCCAACAGCGGCAAGACTACGCTATTTAACGCTCTTACGGGCAGTAACGCCCGCGTAGGAAATTGGCCCGGAGTTACCGTTGAGAAAAAAGAAGGCATTTATAAGAAAAAAATATTAGGGCAAACCGCGCTTTTGGTTGATTTGCCGGGCATTTATTCCACTTCTCCTTATTCTCCCGAAGGTATAATCGCGCGAAATTACATCCAAAATGAAAAACCCGATATTGTTATCAATATAGTTGACGCCACCAATTTGTGCAGAAATTTATATCTTACAACCGAGCTAATTGAAATAGACACACCGATAGTAATCGCCCTAAATTATATAGATGTTTTGGAAAAGGATAATGTAAATTTTGACGCGATGGAATTGGAAAAAGCTTTAGGCGTAAAAGTTGTTCCTATATCGGCGCATAAAAAAAAGGGCTTGAATGAATTAATGGACGCCGCGTATAAGACCGCAACTTTAAGAAGACATGCGGCATCGGTATTGAGGCATTCATTTTTGGGCGACAGCATAATGAAGATTTCTAACTTTTTGCGCGATTTAAACATTTCGAGTTCGGATTATATCGCTGTCAAGTTGTTGGAAGAAGACCAAGTTCTTTTAGATTCATTAAATATAAACGATAACGCTAAAAAGACTATATTAGATATTATTGATAATATCAAGAAAGACTATGAAGACATAGAAGGGCTGGTTGCGGACTTAAGGTATGATTTTATAACCAAAAATTGCCAATGCGCCATAAAAAACCGCAAAAAACTCAAAGAAGCTACCAAAACAGAAAAAATTGACAAAGTCTTGACCCATAAGGTTTGGGGCTTGCCGATTTTTTTCTGTATTATGTTTTTAATTTTTTTCTTGGTTTTTGGCAAGTTTAAAATAGCCGGCGTTACGGTAATGATGCCGGGCGCTTTGGCGGCTTACGGCATAGAATGGGTTGTAGGCGAGATTGGCAAGCTGTTGGCCCGTTTTTTGTCTTTTGTCAACGCGTCTGATTGGGCCATAGCTTTGGTAATTGACGGAATTTATGGCGGCGTGGGGGCGGTTTTTGGATTTTTGCCATATATCCTAGTTATGTATTTATTTATATCCATTTTGGAGGCCACGGGATATATGGCGCGAGCCGCTTTTATTATGGATAGAGCGTTTAGGAAATTTGGCTTGAGCGGGAAATCCTTTGTGCCCATGCTTATGGGTTTTGGTTGCAGCGTGCCCGCCGTTATGGGCGCAAGAACATTGGAAAACGAAAACGAAAGAAGATTGACTATCTTGGTAACGCCTTTTATGTCTTGCGGCGCCAAACTGCCTATTTGGACATTTTTAACCGCGGCCTTTTTTGAGGGCATAACGGCTACATTGGTTATCTTTTCTATATATTTTTTGGGCATAGCAATGGCGGTGATAACCGGCGTTATTTTCCTAAAATTTGTATTCAAAAAGCAATACACGCCGTTTGTTATGGAAATGCCCCCGTATCGCGCGCCCCATGCCAAAACTTTATTGAGAATTTTGCTTGATAAATTTAAGAGTTTTGTAAAAAGAGCGGGAACTGTAATCTTAATTTCGTCGGTCATTATTTGGTTTTTGCAATCATTCAATTTTTCGTTTACAATGGTCGCCAATCCAAACGACAGCATAATGGCAAATATCGGAGGGATATTCGCCTATATATTTAAACCTATGGGCTTTGGGACTTGGCAGGCGGCGTTTGCCATTTTGTCTGGATTTGTGGCCAAAGAAGTGGTGGTCACCACATTTGGGACATTATCGGGCTTGGGCGACCCTTTGGAAAATGAAGGCTTAATGGAACAGGTCAAGGCTTGGATAACAAGCGCGGGCATATTTGTTTCGCCTTTGGCAGTATATTGTTTTATGGTTTTTAACCTTTTGGCGCCGCCGTGTTTTGCGGCAATAGGCGCGATATCCCAAGAAGTAAAATCAAAAAAATGGACAGCGGTTATATTGGTCTATCAATTAATTTTGGCTTATTTGATATCGCTGTTAATTTATGGCTTGGGCAACCTTGTTATGCTTATAACTTAA